The following coding sequences are from one Bos mutus isolate GX-2022 chromosome 22, NWIPB_WYAK_1.1, whole genome shotgun sequence window:
- the CCR8 gene encoding C-C chemokine receptor type 8: MDYTPEPNLTTATDFYYPDIYSSPCDGEGRESKLLLAIFYCILFVFGLLGNSLVILVLVACKKLRSVTDVYLLNLALSDLLFVFSFPFQTHYQLDQWVFGTIMCKVVSGFYYIGFFSSMFFITLMSMDRYLAVVHAVYALKVRTISMGTALSLVVWLTALVATSPLLVFYQVASENGILQCYSYYNQQTLKWKIFIHFEVNILGLLIPFSILMFCYIRILHQLKSCQNHNKTKAIKLVLIVVVASLLFWVPFNTVLFLTSLHDMHVLDGCVMSQQLTYATHVTETISFTHCCVNPIIYAFMGEKFKKHLSELFRKSCSHTLVYIGRQVSREVLEKSSSNQQSTRSSTVDYIL, encoded by the coding sequence ATGGATTACACACCTGAGCCCAATTTGACAACAGCAACTGACTTCTACTATCCTGACATCTACTCGAGCCCCTGcgatggggaggggagagagagcaagCTGCTTCTTGCCATCTTCTACTGCATCCTGTTTGTATTTGGTCTTCTGGGCAACAGCCTGGTCATCCTAGTCCTTGTCGCCTGCAAGAAACTGAGGAGTGTCACGGATGTATACCTCTTGAACCTGGCCCTGTCTGACCTGCTTTTtgtcttctccttcccctttcaGACCCACTATCAACTGGACCAGTGGGTGTTCGGGACCATAATGTGCAAGGTGGTCTCTGGCTTTTATTACATCGGCTTCTTCAGCAGCATGTTCTTTATAACCCTCATGAGTATGGACAGGTACCTGGCGGTTGTCCATGCCGTATATGCCTTGAAAGTGAGGACGATCAGCATGGGCACAGCCCTGAGTCTGGTGGTGTGGCTGACTGCCCTGGTGGCCACCAGCCCGTTACTAGTGTTTTACCAAGTGGCCTCCGAAAATGGCATCCTGCAGTGTTACTCCTATTACAATCAGCAGACGCTGAAGTGGAAGATCTTCATCCACTTTGAAGTGAACATCTTAGGCCTGCTGATCCCGTTCAGCATCCTGATGTTCTGCTATATCCGCATCCTGCACCAGCTGAAGAGCTGCCAGAACCACAACAAGACCAAGGCCATTAAGCTCGTGCTCATCGTGGTGGTTGCCTCCCTACTCTTCTGGGTCCCTTTCAACACGGTCCTCTTCCTCACTTCCCTGCATGACATGCACGTCCTGGATGGGTGTGTCATGAGCCAGCAGCTGACCTATGCCACGCACGTCACAGAGACCATTTCCTTCACCCACTGCTGCGTGAACCCTATTATCTATGCGTTCATGGGtgagaaattcaagaaacacctATCAGAACTATTTCGGAAGAGTTGCAGCCACACCTTAGTCTACATAGGGAGACAGGTCTCTAGGGAGGTCTTGGAAAAATCATCCTCGAATCAGCAGTCCACTCGCTCCTCCACCGTAGACTACATTCTGTGA
- the LOC102277746 gene encoding acyl-coenzyme A thioesterase THEM4: MQGRDVGRPGPQRTHTGSDWLSLSLRAVLNYQEEGLPLAEGSAGASRLDIMLQRGLRWLVTLRQAARLLPALAGQPRMLWSAWAPAPLITVSRSYLHSDSKDYSLPNSGWSPIMVRLYNELMEKTVDGTWTRLPGYCRSWQFLKEGDLARIAKVVPVQTVEDARLFLRITEMERLGFEYVVFHNDSEKKCVCLFQPGPLLEGLPGIIHGGALGTMIDTTLFMTAYCSANAVFTGTMTITFKSPITLGSVVRLEANITGMEGRKVFLSCEAQSSDRTILFAEASAIFFQMK, encoded by the exons ATGCAGGGGAGGGACGTGGGACGGCCTGGCCCTCAGAGGACCCACACAGGCTCCGATTGGCTGAGTCTGAGCCTCAGGGCTGTGCTCAACTACCAGGAGGAAGGCTTGCCTTTGGCAGAAGGTTCAGCTGGCGCATCTCGGTTGGACATCATGCTGCAGAGAGGTCTCAGGTGGCTGGTGACGCTCCGACAGGCAGCACGCCTTCTCCCAGCCCTGGCTGGCCAGCCCCGGATGCTCTGGTCAGCCTGGGCGCCAGCCCCACTCATCACC GTCTCAAGAAGTTACCTCCATTCCGATTCAAAGGATTATTCCCTCCCAAACTCCGGCTGGAGCCCCATCATGGTGAGGCTGTACAATGAACTCATGGAGAAGACTGTGGATGGGACGTGGACGCGACTTCCCGGTTACTGTCGCTCTTGGCAGTTCCTTAAAGAGGGAGACCTAGCTAGGATCGCTAAAGTTGTCCCCG TCCAAACGGTAGAAGACGCCCGCCTCTTTCTCCGGATCACAGAGATGGAGAGACTCGGCTTTGAGTATGTCGTCTTCCACAATGACTCTGAGAAGAAGTGCGTCTGCTTGTTCCAGCCTGGGCCCCTCCTGGAGGGGCTGCCTGG GATTATCCATGGTGGCGCGCTGGGGACCATGATAGATACCACGCTGTTCATGACGGCCTACTGCAGTGCTAATGCGGTCTTCACCGGGACCATGACCATCACCTTCAAGAG CCCGATCACCCTCGGCTCAGTGGTGAGGCTGGAGGCAAACATCACCGGCATGGAAGGGAGAAAGGTGTTTCTCTCCTGCGAAGCCCAAAGCAGCGACAGGACCATCCTCTTTGCTGAAGCTTCTG CCATCTTCTTCCAAATGAAGTGA